A single region of the bacterium genome encodes:
- the ugpA gene encoding sn-glycerol-3-phosphate ABC transporter permease UgpA, which translates to MTKRSIFNNKFLPYVLLAPQLAITIVFFFWPAGQAVAQSLLRQNPFGTRTAFVWFENFAHVLSDDAYLQAVGNTILFSGAVILLAMGSGLLLAVTADKPIRGAGVYKTLLIWPYAVAPAVSASLWLFIFHPTIGILGRTLNQVGIHWDYTLNGTQALLLVILAAAWKQVSYNFIFFLAGLQSIPRSVLEAASVDGATPRQRFWKVIFPLLSPTTFFLIVVNVIFAFFDTFGVIHSLTRGGPAKATETLIYKVYVDGVVYLDLGGSSAQSVILLLVVITLTAMQFRYIERRVHY; encoded by the coding sequence ATGACCAAGCGCTCGATCTTCAACAACAAGTTCCTCCCCTACGTCCTCCTGGCGCCGCAGCTGGCGATTACCATCGTGTTCTTCTTCTGGCCGGCTGGCCAGGCCGTCGCCCAGTCGCTGCTGCGGCAGAACCCGTTTGGCACGCGCACGGCGTTTGTTTGGTTCGAGAACTTCGCGCACGTTCTCAGCGACGATGCCTACCTGCAGGCCGTGGGGAACACTATCTTGTTCTCGGGAGCGGTGATCTTGCTGGCGATGGGCTCGGGGTTGCTTCTGGCAGTGACCGCCGACAAACCCATCCGCGGCGCCGGCGTCTACAAAACCCTCCTGATCTGGCCTTACGCGGTGGCCCCCGCCGTGTCCGCGTCGCTGTGGCTGTTCATCTTCCACCCGACGATCGGCATCCTGGGGCGGACGCTCAACCAGGTTGGCATTCACTGGGACTACACGCTCAACGGCACCCAGGCGCTGTTGCTGGTCATCCTGGCGGCCGCATGGAAGCAGGTCAGCTACAACTTCATCTTCTTCCTTGCGGGACTGCAGTCAATTCCACGGTCTGTGCTCGAGGCCGCCTCGGTGGACGGGGCTACGCCCCGGCAGCGGTTCTGGAAGGTGATCTTCCCGCTGCTCTCCCCGACGACGTTCTTCCTGATCGTCGTCAACGTGATATTCGCCTTCTTTGACACATTCGGCGTGATCCACTCGCTAACGCGCGGCGGGCCCGCTAAAGCCACCGAGACCTTGATCTACAAGGTGTACGTGGATGGAGTTGTCTACCTTGATCTCGGCGGCTCCTCGGCGCAGTCGGTGATCCTTCTGCTGGTGGTAATTACCCTGACCGCCATGCAGTTCCGATACATTGAACGGAGGGTGCACTACTGA